In Ferviditalea candida, the DNA window GAACTGCAGGATGAACGACAGGCAGGGGTGTCCATTGCTATACAATTTCGAGGCGATCTTCGGGAACGGCAGCAGCAAGCCGTTCAGGAATTGGCCAAGGCAGATACTGGCGTATTATCTGCAACGACAGCCTTTGGAAAAACGGTTGTCGGTCTGTGGATGATTGCCTACCGTCAAACGAATACGCTCATTCTTGTTCATCGTACACAGCTCCTGGAGCAGTGGAAAGTGCGCATTGCCCAGTTTCTTGACCTTTCCGACAAGCAGGTCGGTCAAATCGGGGGCGGCAAACAGAAGCGTACGGGAATCGTGGACGTAGCGATGATTCAGACGGTGCTTGGCAAAGGGAAGGTTAAAGATTATATCGCAGAGTATGGCCATATTGTGGTTGACGAATGTCATCATGTGTCGGCTTTCAGCTTCGAACAGGTACTCAAGGATGCAAAAGCGAAATATGTTTTGGGATTGACTGCTACATTAACCCGTAAGGACGGACATCATCCGATCGTGTTGATGCAGTGCGGCCCGGTTCGTTTTCGGGCAGATGCGAAAAAAGAGGCGGCGGAGCGGCCGTTCCAGCACATAGTGATTCCAAGAATGACTGGATTTCAAATGGAAGAAGACGGTCACCAGTCGAGCATCCATGAAATTTATGATCGGCTTATCCAAGATGAGAAGAGGAACGAACAAATATTTGATGATGTGCTTCTGGCACTGGAAGAAGGCAGGTCACCGATTTTGCTAACGGATCGCACCGCTCATTTGGCTTATTTCGAAGCCAGGCTGCGAGGGTTTGCTAAAAATATCATTGTCCTGAAGGGCGGGATGGGCAAAAAGCAATTGCGGCTCGTACAGGAGCAAATGGAAAGAATCCCGGCGGATGAGGAAAGAGTGCTACTGGCTACAGGACGCTTTGCTGGAGAAGGATTTGACGATGCTCGATTAGTCACTTTGTTTCTGGCCATGCCATTTTCGTGGAAAGGAACGCTCCATCAATATGCGGGACGGCTTCATCGGCAGTATGAAGGAAAAAAGGAAGTTCGAATTTACGATTATGTGGATGAGCAAGTTCCATTATTAAAACGCATGTATAACAAGCGTTCTGGCGGATATCGAGCACTGGGTTATGAGCTGCGGGACTGAAAATGTAATGAATTAAACGAGAAGAGGGAGAGCATGAGCCGAAAGGAAAAAGGAGTTAATTCAGAACTGATTGCCTTGATGACCGGGGCAGAACTGCTGAGAGATGAGGCGCCAACTGCAGCCATGCTGCCGGGAAGCGCAGCGTGTATAGTTGCCAGGCGAATCAAAAAAGTTGCGCCCGCCTATAAGCCGAATAAGCAGCGGCTGCGGTGCATGCGTTGCGGTCACGCTGCGGTATACGATATAGGCATGACCGTTTTTAACGGGACAGGCTGGGAAAAAACGGTTGAAAACAGCGATTATCTCTCCAATCCGGATACGGATTTCGATATGCGGCGGAACTTGATAGACAACGCGCAATTTACCGGTTATATTCGTTGCGTCAAGTGCAATGGAGCGGGGGCGTGGGAGTTCACCTCACTACTTTTTACACTGGGGCTTATGGGGGGCGCAATGAGGGCGGAGGAGGATCGGGATGCAGGCTTTATGCTTGGAAAAATGCAGTTATATGACGGAACGAGCCCGCAATGGATGAGTGAGGGAGAAGAACGGTTTCTGGAACGGCTCAAGATGGATCGTGAAGACAGCCATCTATGGAATAAGCTGGGGAATTTGTATTACAAGGGCGGGAGGCCGGAGGTGGCTGCCGCTGTTTTCGAGCATGCGGTTGATATTGATGCTTCGCAGGTGGAATCCCATTATTCTCTGGCCGATTTGCTGTTTCAGATCGGAGAACTGGAGCTTGCTGCGAAGCATTTTCGGCAGGCTCTGGTGCATGCTCGCGTATACACCAGGCTGAATGCTTTGAAGTTGCGCGTTTTTTTGGCGGACAGCCTATGCAAACTGCTGGATATTCATCATGAAACGAAAGAAAAAGTTCCTTTTTTGCCCACGGAGGAGGAACTTGCTGTTATGAAGCAGTTGGATGAAACGGCTGCCGCCAAATCGCATGAATTGCATCTATATGAATTTGACTTGCGATCAGGGGATCGGGAGTCGTTCCTGCCGGTGGCGGAGATGTATATGGGGAAATTAGCGGATGACATCCCTGAACATGAACGTAAGCTGCGCAAGCATCAATCTATGCAACAGTTGAATGAAGGAAAGGAGACAGCGGTGTTGAAAGATAAAAGCGGTTATCCGGATAAAGGATGGGGGTCCGAGCGGCAACCCGTCATTGTCAAAGTGAGGACGGAAGAGCGTGCGGCGCAAGTCGCGCGGGTATGCGATCATTTTAACTGGCACTACATTATGGGCATGGAGCTCACGGAGGATTTAAGCGATTTGAAGAAGGCAATCAAAGAAAGATTTGCGCCTGCGAATGTATACGATCCTTGTCCGTGCGGCAGCGGAGCGAAATACAAGTTCTGCTGTGCAAAAACGATGAAGAGCTTTGATCTGAACGATTATTTGAAAACATTCGCGAACGAAGCGTCATTATGAGCGAAATGCATGCAAGCAGTCGATTCGGGGAGGAGAAAAGAAATGCCGGCAATAAGCTACAAGGAGTTCATGGAAGAGGTCAAGGGGCGCTTGGCGACACTTGACCATGAAAAACTCCTGAATCTGATCATTAGCTGGGCTGATAAAACGCCGTCTTCAAAGAGACAGGAATTCCTGGATGGATTCGTGTTGCCCGAGGAGAGGAAGGAAGCCGTATCTTCAGCAAAGACATTGTTGGATGAAATCGAAGTATTTGCGAAAAGAGTGGAGAATGGCGATTATTGCGACGGCTGGGGCTGGGATGAGGAGATTGGTGAAGAACGGGATTGGGGGGACGAAGGCTGGGCCGATGAAATGGACGAATTGTTTCTGCAGGCCAGAAGCTTATTGCTGCAAGGGGAATACAGGCTTGCTGAAGATGCGTGCACCAAGCTTTTCGGCATATTAGAAATGGGGCAAGAGCCTGGGCATCTTCCGGGCAACCCCGATTACAGCACGATGTTGAAAGCGGATTTAATGGAGCAGGTAGCGCTCTTCCTCCGATGCGTATACATGAATACTGCGCCTTTGGAGCGTCCGGCTTGTGTTTATGAAGCGATGAATGATTATGGATACTTGGCCGGCGAGTTGAAATTACAAAGCATCATAAATGCTTCCGGTTCCGTTCTTCCCGACCTCGATGGTTTCCTCGCCGAGTGGATCGACTTCTTGACCCGGCAAGGGGGAGTGCGCGTTAGCAGCTGGCTCCGGGAAGCGGTATGGCTCAAAGGAGGCATTCCCGCCATCTCCGCCTTTGCAAGGCAACATGCGGATCAGTATCCAAGGGCATATATGGATTGGATTGAGGCTTTAGAGAAGGAAGCGGATACCGAAGCAGTGCTCCAAGCTGCCAGAGAAGGTTTGGCTGCTATTCCACGGGATTATAATACAAGGTCCGAAGTGGCGGGAGTACTTGCAAGGATAGGGGAGAAGCGGGATGACCATGCGCTGAAGCTTGAGGGCTATAAAGAACGCTTTTATTCCGAGCCGTCTATCCGGCATATATTGGATCTGTATATTGCCGCCATAGAATGCGGACGATGGGAAGAGATGCGGGATCAGGCGGAGCAAAGGATTATGAAGCTTAGGGGCAAAGGCAGAGCGTCCGCAGGCTATTACGACAGAGAGCGGCAAACGTCTTCCGTTTCCGAAGGGATTGTATGCAGCGTTCTGCTTCTGGGCGGACGATATAAGCAGGTTTTTGAAATGTGCCGAAATAAAGGCTCCCTGGGGTGGAGCTCCGTTGATCATCCCAAGCCTGTAGTCATCACGTTCACGATGGTCGTTTTGGCGAAGAAAGGTTTCCTTTCGAACATCCTTATGAAGCAGTGGGAAGCAGCGATTGGAAATACAAGCCATGAGGCAGACAAGACATATATTGAAAAGTATAAGCAAGCGGCTGACCACGCAAGGGAATCGATCCCGTTCACCTGGGAGCAGGAACAATTTTATCTGCAGTGGTGCATGGATGAGGCCGGGCGCAGGGTGGACGGTATTGTCGGCAATCAGCATCGCGGCAGCTACCATAAAGCAGCGGGGCTTATCGTGGCGGTGGCTGAAGTGTTGGCTAGCAGGGAACGGGAACAGGAGGGAAAGAGCTTTATTGAAACATACAGGGGCAAATATCCTCGGCATTCCGCGTTCAAAAGCGAGCTTACAGCTTCCATGCAAGCATCCCATTTTTTCAATACAATGTCAAAGAAGTGACTTATAAAATACATGTGGAATTTCTACGATTACCCATTCGATTCTTGAGGCAAAGGAGATGCCAGTCACAGTGATTCCTATATCTATCGATAAATTCGTTGCATCCTATATGAAAAACAATCCTAAGGAACATAGACAAGGTATCATTATAAACTTGAAAGCGGCGGTTGCAGCCAAACATGAGGGAGCGTGCTGCAGCCAATGCGGGCAACCAATTTGGGCGATTGGAACAGCAATTGCAGGATGGAATGCATGCTTCACTTGCTTGACGGGTGAAGCGGACGATTCCGAAGATTACGAAATCGAACAGGTTTGTTGAGTGTGAAACAGCAGGAGATCTGTATCTAAGGGTAATTCAAGTGTTGCATGCATTGACGTATTCG includes these proteins:
- a CDS encoding tetratricopeptide repeat protein, with product MSRKEKGVNSELIALMTGAELLRDEAPTAAMLPGSAACIVARRIKKVAPAYKPNKQRLRCMRCGHAAVYDIGMTVFNGTGWEKTVENSDYLSNPDTDFDMRRNLIDNAQFTGYIRCVKCNGAGAWEFTSLLFTLGLMGGAMRAEEDRDAGFMLGKMQLYDGTSPQWMSEGEERFLERLKMDREDSHLWNKLGNLYYKGGRPEVAAAVFEHAVDIDASQVESHYSLADLLFQIGELELAAKHFRQALVHARVYTRLNALKLRVFLADSLCKLLDIHHETKEKVPFLPTEEELAVMKQLDETAAAKSHELHLYEFDLRSGDRESFLPVAEMYMGKLADDIPEHERKLRKHQSMQQLNEGKETAVLKDKSGYPDKGWGSERQPVIVKVRTEERAAQVARVCDHFNWHYIMGMELTEDLSDLKKAIKERFAPANVYDPCPCGSGAKYKFCCAKTMKSFDLNDYLKTFANEASL